A region from the Streptomyces tsukubensis genome encodes:
- a CDS encoding polysaccharide deacetylase family protein — protein sequence MPATRRNVRLAAAAALVALAVPVLAGCGMETTAPATARGDAKGEPAPGTTDCEKVKCIALTFDSSPGKKTPQLLDYLKKEKVPVTFFVMGRNHLTKWPEVVKRFSDEGHEVANHTWTHPRLDKLKKDEIREELSRTNVELEKITGRKPTLMRPPQGRINDDVTAVSKELGLAQILWNATAKDYSTNDSALIESRILKQAKKDGIILLHDIYDGTVPAVPGIVTELKKRGYTFVTVSQLLAPAKANPGEIYRP from the coding sequence ATGCCCGCCACCAGGAGGAACGTCCGTCTGGCAGCCGCCGCGGCGCTCGTCGCACTCGCCGTGCCCGTACTCGCGGGCTGCGGTATGGAGACCACCGCGCCCGCGACCGCGCGCGGGGACGCGAAGGGCGAGCCGGCTCCGGGGACCACCGACTGCGAGAAGGTGAAGTGCATCGCGCTGACCTTCGACTCCAGCCCGGGCAAGAAGACCCCCCAGCTGCTCGACTACCTCAAGAAGGAGAAGGTCCCGGTGACCTTCTTCGTGATGGGCCGGAACCATCTGACCAAGTGGCCCGAGGTGGTGAAACGATTCTCCGACGAGGGTCACGAGGTCGCCAACCACACCTGGACCCACCCCCGGCTCGACAAGCTGAAGAAGGACGAGATCCGCGAGGAGCTGTCCCGGACCAATGTCGAGCTGGAGAAGATCACCGGGCGCAAGCCCACCCTGATGCGGCCGCCGCAGGGGCGGATCAACGACGACGTGACCGCCGTGTCGAAGGAGCTGGGGCTGGCCCAGATCCTCTGGAACGCGACCGCCAAGGACTACTCGACCAACGACTCCGCACTCATAGAGAGCCGCATACTCAAGCAGGCCAAGAAGGATGGAATCATTCTTTTGCATGACATCTACGACGGGACGGTTCCCGCCGTTCCCGGGATTGTCACGGAGCTGAAGAAGCGCGGCTACACCTTTGTCACGGTGTCCCAGTTGCTGGCCCCCGCCAAGGCCAACCCTGGTGAAATCTACCGGCCTTGA
- a CDS encoding AfsR/SARP family transcriptional regulator: MDRDSGPRVPEQRTPAPNEASGANDAVDLRFSVLGPVRAWRAGQPLPPGSPQQRALLAALLLRDGRTATSHELIDAIWGEEPPSQALAAIRTYAHRLRKVLSASTLVSESGGYALRIERDALDLSVAQELAAAAEKVRAAGDPGQARMMINKSLGLWDGEPLANVPGPYAENQRTRLDEWRLQLMETRLDLDLEVGAHAEAVSELTALTAAHPLRERMRELLMLALYRSGRQAEALAVYADTRRLLLEELGVDPNPELSQLQERILRADAALAAPVEHHPAPTPLAQPAQLPATVPDFTGRAAFVRELSEQLATAEGSVMAVSALAGIGGVGKTTLAVHVAHEARPRFPDGQLYVDLQGTSTRAAEPEAVLGAFLRALGLPEAAVPDTLDERSALYRSTLAGRRVLVLLDNARDAAQIRPLLPGTAGCAALVTSRVRMVDLAGAHLVDLDVMSPEEALQLFSRIVGFERVSAERQSSLDVVAACGFLPLAIRIAASRLAARRTWTVSVLAEKLADERRRLDELQAGDLAVKATFELGYGQLEPGQAHAFRMLGLADGPDMSLAAAAAVLGLPVQETEDLLEALVDTSLLESAAPGRYRYHDLVRLYARSCAERDDTSEEGEAALARLLDFYLATAARVYGIERPGDRLVDHVGPVNLEGVVFADRRRAQDWLYAEANCLLASARQAAGGRRLKLAADLLWAAQGLAESGANSKLYELAALAVRDAARAAGELRTEARARVSTTNVHLIAGRYEDADDEARIAAELARAVGDAAPQYWSDNDRGIIAFNQGRYEAAEGFLCSASEGARLDGSFSSEASALCNLSRTQLALDRVPEAIDLARQGVAIYERINHTLRLANARYALGVALTQAGRHADALEQLAEALDLFEANRQRLWEGTAHFRIAQVHLSARRAARAAQHCEQALAIGCIGGDRIRGIVLITLGRALSALGQADRARVCWVEARSLLEAAGAPEAEEARALLSPLSTL; this comes from the coding sequence ATGGACCGTGACAGCGGGCCTCGCGTACCGGAGCAGCGCACTCCGGCGCCCAACGAGGCCAGTGGAGCCAACGACGCCGTCGACCTCCGTTTCAGCGTGCTCGGTCCCGTGCGGGCCTGGCGCGCCGGGCAGCCGCTCCCGCCGGGCTCCCCGCAGCAGCGGGCCCTCCTCGCCGCGCTGCTGCTGCGCGACGGCCGGACGGCGACCTCGCACGAGCTGATCGACGCGATCTGGGGCGAGGAGCCGCCGTCCCAGGCACTGGCCGCCATCCGGACCTATGCGCACCGGCTGCGCAAGGTGCTCTCCGCGTCCACCCTGGTCTCCGAGTCCGGCGGTTACGCCCTGCGGATAGAGCGGGATGCCCTCGATCTCTCCGTGGCCCAGGAGCTGGCCGCCGCGGCCGAGAAGGTCCGGGCCGCCGGGGATCCGGGCCAGGCCCGGATGATGATCAACAAGTCCCTGGGGCTGTGGGACGGCGAACCGCTGGCCAATGTCCCCGGCCCCTACGCGGAGAACCAGCGCACCCGGCTGGACGAGTGGCGGCTCCAGCTCATGGAGACCCGGCTCGACCTGGACCTGGAGGTCGGGGCCCACGCCGAGGCCGTATCGGAGCTGACGGCCCTGACCGCCGCCCATCCGCTGCGCGAGCGGATGCGGGAGCTGCTGATGCTCGCCCTCTACCGCAGCGGCCGCCAGGCCGAGGCCCTCGCGGTCTACGCGGACACCCGGCGGTTGCTCCTGGAGGAGCTGGGCGTCGACCCCAATCCCGAGCTGTCGCAGCTCCAGGAGCGGATCCTGCGGGCCGACGCGGCGCTCGCCGCGCCCGTCGAGCACCATCCGGCGCCGACGCCGCTCGCCCAGCCCGCGCAGCTTCCGGCGACCGTCCCGGACTTCACCGGCCGGGCCGCGTTCGTCCGGGAGCTGAGCGAACAGCTCGCGACGGCCGAGGGCTCCGTGATGGCGGTGTCCGCGCTCGCGGGCATCGGCGGCGTCGGGAAGACGACGCTCGCCGTCCACGTCGCCCACGAGGCCCGCCCCCGCTTCCCCGACGGCCAGCTGTACGTCGATCTCCAGGGCACCAGCACCCGCGCCGCCGAGCCCGAAGCGGTCCTGGGCGCCTTCCTGCGCGCCCTGGGTCTGCCCGAGGCCGCCGTCCCGGACACCCTCGACGAGCGGTCCGCGCTCTACCGCTCCACCCTCGCCGGGCGCCGGGTCCTGGTCCTGCTGGACAACGCCCGCGACGCCGCCCAGATCCGCCCGCTGCTGCCCGGCACCGCGGGCTGTGCCGCGCTGGTCACCAGCCGGGTGCGGATGGTCGACCTCGCCGGGGCGCATCTGGTCGACCTCGACGTGATGTCCCCGGAGGAGGCGCTCCAGCTCTTCTCCAGGATCGTCGGCTTCGAGCGGGTCTCGGCGGAGCGGCAGTCGTCGCTGGACGTGGTCGCCGCCTGCGGCTTCCTGCCGCTGGCGATCCGGATCGCCGCCTCCCGGCTGGCCGCGCGCCGCACCTGGACCGTGTCGGTGCTGGCCGAGAAGCTCGCCGACGAACGCCGCCGCCTCGACGAGCTGCAGGCCGGCGATCTCGCGGTGAAGGCCACCTTCGAGCTGGGGTACGGCCAGCTGGAGCCCGGCCAGGCCCATGCCTTCCGGATGCTGGGGCTGGCGGACGGTCCCGATATGTCCCTGGCCGCGGCGGCCGCCGTCCTCGGGCTCCCGGTCCAGGAGACGGAGGACCTGCTGGAGGCCCTCGTCGACACCTCCCTGCTGGAGTCCGCCGCCCCCGGCCGCTACCGCTACCACGACCTCGTCCGGCTCTACGCCCGGTCCTGCGCCGAACGCGACGACACCTCCGAGGAGGGCGAGGCGGCCCTCGCCCGGCTGCTGGACTTCTATCTCGCCACCGCCGCCCGGGTGTACGGGATCGAACGCCCCGGCGACCGCCTCGTCGACCACGTCGGGCCGGTGAATCTCGAAGGGGTGGTCTTCGCCGACCGCCGCCGCGCCCAGGACTGGCTGTACGCGGAGGCGAACTGCCTGCTGGCGAGCGCCCGGCAGGCGGCGGGCGGGCGGCGGCTGAAGCTCGCCGCCGATCTGCTGTGGGCCGCGCAGGGGCTGGCCGAGTCCGGGGCCAACTCCAAGCTGTACGAGCTGGCCGCCCTCGCCGTGCGGGACGCCGCCCGGGCAGCCGGGGAGCTGCGGACCGAGGCCCGGGCCCGGGTGTCGACGACCAATGTGCATCTGATCGCCGGGCGTTACGAGGACGCGGACGACGAGGCCCGGATCGCGGCCGAGCTGGCCCGCGCCGTCGGTGACGCCGCCCCGCAGTACTGGTCGGACAACGACCGGGGCATCATCGCCTTCAACCAGGGGCGCTACGAAGCGGCGGAGGGCTTCCTGTGCAGCGCCTCCGAGGGCGCCCGGCTCGACGGCAGCTTCTCCAGCGAGGCCAGCGCCCTGTGCAACCTCTCCCGTACCCAGCTCGCCCTCGACCGGGTGCCCGAGGCGATCGACCTGGCCCGGCAGGGCGTCGCCATATACGAGCGGATCAACCACACCCTCCGGCTGGCCAACGCCCGCTATGCGCTGGGCGTCGCCCTCACCCAGGCGGGGCGGCACGCGGACGCGCTGGAGCAGCTGGCCGAGGCCCTGGACCTGTTCGAGGCCAACCGGCAGCGGCTCTGGGAGGGCACGGCCCATTTCCGGATCGCGCAGGTCCATCTCTCGGCCCGCCGCGCGGCCCGCGCCGCCCAGCACTGCGAACAGGCCCTCGCCATCGGCTGCATCGGCGGCGACCGGATCCGGGGCATCGTGCTGATCACCCTGGGCCGGGCGCTTTCGGCGCTGGGCCAGGCGGACCGCGCCCGGGTCTGCTGGGTGGAGGCCAGATCCCTTCTGGAAGCGGCGGGAGCACCGGAAGCGGAAGAGGCCAGAGCGCTGCTCTCACCGCTGAGCACGCTCTGA
- a CDS encoding ATP-binding protein, which yields MIEIPELAAAGLAAGTLSALVLGGGLLRARRTGARRAAEIETLRTHLAVAREEADRTAGACTAEAAHLAEHRLPATATRAVHPHVRVPGPLRPEVATGELGTALDSILTGVGTALDQERKRVDAAARAVMRGATREVQAGLYRLQDDLRALQQRYDDPELARTLYALDHENEQSLRRAQVASVVCGAWVGLAREDSHLVDAVTGGQSRLVGYERVEIGNHLEDGTALVSHAVEPVAIIVAELLDNALRHSSSDTRVMVHLERAHHGVTVTVDDAGVGMGSDERAYAQRMAAGSEPILLSELGDPPRMGLAAIGQLTRQFDLSVDLSSPSPYGGVRAVLLIKSHLLSRIDPVEQPPAASAPRSTRGAAEAAAQERSGRHLLTDLHGLPVRQSRRPAPAAPAPAPASGTPADLPAERPADASADVSPAAPPRQPDPAPAPAAEHPQHHRPEGDALPRRRRRVRPDGTDGTGAAPARPRPPVRTPEEAAAALGALQAGTAAARNAAESGALDPGAGPTEGNDPR from the coding sequence ATGATCGAGATACCGGAGCTGGCCGCCGCGGGCCTGGCCGCCGGGACCCTGTCGGCCCTCGTCCTGGGAGGTGGCCTGCTGCGGGCCCGGCGTACGGGGGCCCGGCGGGCCGCCGAGATCGAGACGCTGCGGACCCATCTCGCCGTCGCCCGCGAGGAAGCCGACCGTACGGCCGGGGCCTGTACGGCCGAGGCCGCCCATCTCGCGGAACACAGGCTTCCGGCCACCGCCACCCGTGCCGTCCACCCCCATGTCCGGGTCCCCGGCCCGCTGCGCCCCGAGGTCGCCACCGGCGAACTGGGCACAGCCCTGGACAGCATCCTCACCGGTGTGGGCACCGCTCTCGACCAGGAGCGGAAGCGGGTCGACGCCGCGGCCCGGGCCGTGATGCGGGGGGCGACCCGAGAGGTCCAGGCCGGGCTCTACCGCCTCCAGGACGATCTCCGCGCCCTCCAGCAGCGGTACGACGACCCCGAGCTGGCCCGCACGCTCTACGCCCTCGACCACGAGAACGAGCAGTCGCTGCGCCGGGCCCAGGTCGCGTCCGTGGTCTGCGGCGCCTGGGTCGGTCTGGCCCGTGAGGACTCGCACCTGGTCGACGCGGTGACCGGCGGACAGTCCCGGCTCGTCGGCTACGAACGCGTCGAGATCGGCAACCATCTGGAAGACGGCACCGCACTCGTCTCGCACGCCGTCGAACCCGTGGCGATCATCGTCGCGGAGCTGCTCGACAACGCCCTGCGCCACTCCTCCTCCGACACCCGGGTCATGGTCCATCTGGAGCGGGCGCACCACGGCGTCACCGTGACCGTGGACGACGCGGGCGTCGGCATGGGCAGCGACGAACGGGCCTACGCCCAGCGGATGGCGGCAGGCAGCGAACCGATTCTCCTCTCCGAACTCGGTGATCCGCCGCGGATGGGCCTGGCCGCCATCGGCCAGCTGACCCGGCAGTTCGACCTGTCGGTGGACCTGTCGTCGCCGTCCCCCTACGGGGGTGTCCGCGCCGTACTGCTGATCAAATCCCATCTCCTCAGCCGGATCGACCCCGTCGAGCAGCCCCCGGCCGCCAGCGCCCCGCGCTCCACCCGGGGCGCCGCGGAGGCAGCGGCGCAGGAACGGTCCGGCCGCCATCTGCTCACCGATCTGCACGGACTGCCCGTCCGGCAGAGCCGCCGCCCCGCCCCGGCCGCGCCCGCCCCGGCACCGGCCTCCGGTACGCCCGCCGACCTGCCCGCCGAACGGCCCGCAGACGCGTCGGCGGATGTTTCCCCGGCCGCACCGCCGCGGCAGCCGGACCCGGCACCGGCACCGGCGGCCGAACACCCCCAGCACCACCGGCCGGAAGGCGACGCGCTCCCCCGGCGCCGTCGCCGGGTCCGGCCGGACGGAACCGACGGAACGGGGGCGGCCCCCGCCCGCCCCCGTCCCCCCGTGCGGACCCCGGAGGAGGCCGCCGCCGCCCTCGGCGCGCTCCAGGCCGGCACCGCGGCCGCACGCAACGCCGCCGAATCCGGCGCCCTCGACCCCGGCGCCGGCCCCACCGAAGGGAACGACCCCCGATGA
- a CDS encoding roadblock/LC7 domain-containing protein, whose amino-acid sequence MTTRTSRDSGDTAWVLDPILEIPHVRAAVLLTLDGLVSGYSDRLSRPSAERTAAIISTVQGACRSAAATFADRDTAEVRQVVIESDHGYILVAPTRHGTCVAAYGDPEVRLDLLAHRVHSQVARLGEKAMSAAPRGTDGDVTAG is encoded by the coding sequence ATGACCACCCGTACCTCCCGCGACTCCGGCGACACCGCGTGGGTGCTCGACCCGATCCTGGAGATCCCGCATGTACGGGCCGCCGTCCTGCTGACCCTCGACGGCCTGGTCTCCGGCTACTCCGACCGGCTGTCCCGGCCGTCGGCCGAACGCACCGCCGCCATCATCAGCACCGTTCAGGGCGCCTGCCGCAGCGCCGCGGCGACCTTCGCCGACCGGGACACCGCCGAGGTGCGCCAGGTCGTCATCGAGTCGGACCACGGATACATCCTGGTCGCGCCCACCCGCCACGGCACCTGTGTCGCCGCCTACGGCGACCCCGAGGTCCGGCTCGACCTGCTGGCACACCGGGTCCACTCCCAGGTCGCCCGGCTCGGCGAGAAGGCCATGTCCGCGGCGCCCCGCGGGACCGATGGCGACGTCACTGCCGGATGA
- a CDS encoding GTP-binding protein yields MASAPSSSSHGSGGMHLPDDTRELVKILVVGPFGVGKTTLIDSVSEIRPLHTEEQLTEASVAVDDLAGLRDKTTTTVAIDFGRISLAGGIVLYLFGTPGQERFRTLWADIAYGALGALVLVDTRRIDASFEVLGLVEESGLPYAVALNTFPDSRDHSEEELRRALDLEPATPMVRCDARDRNASVDALLALVEHLLTLTPSGGAPYAPPEHTLATSPRTESQSR; encoded by the coding sequence ATGGCCTCCGCGCCCTCAAGCTCTAGCCACGGCTCCGGCGGTATGCATCTGCCGGACGATACCCGCGAACTGGTGAAGATCCTGGTCGTGGGCCCTTTCGGGGTCGGCAAGACCACCCTGATCGACTCGGTGTCCGAGATCCGTCCGCTGCATACCGAGGAGCAGCTCACCGAGGCGTCGGTGGCGGTGGACGATCTCGCCGGACTCCGGGACAAGACCACCACGACCGTGGCGATCGACTTCGGCCGGATCTCCCTCGCCGGCGGCATCGTGCTCTATCTGTTCGGCACCCCCGGGCAGGAACGATTCAGGACCCTGTGGGCAGACATCGCGTACGGGGCGCTGGGCGCGCTGGTGCTGGTGGACACCCGTCGGATCGACGCCTCGTTCGAGGTGCTCGGGCTGGTGGAGGAGAGCGGTCTGCCGTACGCGGTGGCGCTGAACACCTTCCCGGACTCCCGGGACCACTCCGAGGAGGAGTTGCGGCGGGCGCTGGACCTGGAGCCGGCGACCCCGATGGTGCGGTGCGACGCCCGGGACCGCAACGCCTCCGTCGACGCGCTCCTCGCGCTCGTCGAGCATCTGCTGACGCTGACGCCCTCCGGCGGTGCGCCGTACGCGCCGCCGGAGCACACCCTCGCCACCAGCCCCCGGACGGAGAGCCAGTCCCGGTGA
- a CDS encoding cytochrome P450 family protein, which translates to MRSREPEPVRLWEDGFAADPHTYYAALRAQGPVGVAELGPGVPAYVVTDRRAALDLLHDDATWSRDPRPWEATVPEDHHLLGMMRWRPNALFADGAVHVRYRRALVDSFGLVEPHDLRERVHRAVDILVSRIGPAGRADLVSEFSRPLMSLIFNNLFGLPDSSSDRLHTSLAKLMEGGERSAEGEAEYGAYVFELIAAKTARRGDDLTSWLLDHPLGLSREEVTWQVFLSLGAGHEPTSNLVSNALSRILGNPDYYTTLTSGSRPVMDAVLEVLRYETPLANYGIYYARESVAFHGVWVRAAVPVVVSYGALGHFAEREHGGTHHPHDASHLSWSAGEHACPVKQHTLLIATEAIERLTQWLPDLDPLLPRSRLTWRPGPFHRSLTALPVRFSPRTPDTEQERTLRIPRTPASADASPRAARTGTPSDGVPHSGAMPSRAARTGTPGPTHTDAPHESGV; encoded by the coding sequence GTGCGGAGCCGGGAGCCGGAGCCCGTCCGCCTCTGGGAGGACGGCTTCGCCGCCGATCCGCACACCTACTACGCCGCGCTGCGCGCCCAGGGCCCGGTCGGCGTCGCAGAACTCGGCCCCGGTGTCCCCGCGTACGTCGTCACCGACCGCCGGGCCGCCCTCGACCTCCTCCACGACGACGCGACCTGGTCCCGCGACCCCCGCCCCTGGGAGGCCACGGTCCCGGAGGACCACCATCTCCTCGGCATGATGCGCTGGCGCCCCAACGCGCTCTTCGCGGACGGCGCCGTACACGTCCGCTACCGGCGGGCGCTGGTCGACTCCTTCGGCCTGGTGGAGCCCCACGATCTGCGCGAACGGGTGCACAGGGCCGTCGACATACTCGTGTCACGGATCGGGCCCGCGGGCCGCGCCGATCTGGTGTCCGAATTCTCCCGCCCCCTGATGTCGCTGATCTTCAACAATCTCTTCGGGCTCCCGGACAGCTCCAGCGACCGCCTCCACACCTCCCTCGCCAAACTCATGGAGGGCGGGGAACGTTCGGCCGAAGGGGAGGCCGAATACGGCGCGTACGTCTTCGAACTCATCGCCGCCAAGACCGCCCGGCGCGGTGACGACCTCACGAGCTGGCTGCTGGACCACCCCCTCGGCCTGAGCCGGGAGGAGGTCACCTGGCAGGTCTTCCTCTCCCTGGGCGCGGGCCACGAGCCCACCTCCAACCTGGTCTCCAACGCGCTCTCCCGGATCCTCGGCAACCCGGACTACTACACGACCCTGACCAGCGGTTCACGGCCGGTGATGGACGCGGTGCTGGAGGTGCTGCGCTACGAGACGCCGCTCGCCAACTACGGCATCTACTACGCCAGGGAATCAGTCGCCTTCCACGGGGTATGGGTACGTGCGGCGGTGCCCGTCGTCGTCTCGTACGGCGCGCTCGGCCATTTCGCGGAACGGGAGCACGGGGGCACCCACCACCCGCACGACGCCTCCCACCTGTCGTGGTCGGCAGGTGAGCACGCCTGTCCCGTGAAGCAGCACACGCTGCTCATCGCCACCGAGGCGATCGAACGGCTGACCCAGTGGCTTCCGGACCTCGACCCCCTGCTGCCCCGCTCCCGGCTCACCTGGCGCCCCGGCCCCTTCCACCGTTCGCTGACCGCGCTGCCCGTCCGCTTCTCGCCGCGGACACCCGACACCGAACAAGAGCGCACCCTGCGGATCCCCCGTACCCCGGCCTCCGCGGACGCCTCCCCCCGTGCCGCCCGAACCGGCACCCCGTCCGACGGCGTCCCCCACTCGGGCGCCATGCCCTCCCGTGCCGCCCGCACCGGCACCCCCGGCCCCACGCACACCGACGCACCTCACGAGTCAGGAGTCTGA
- a CDS encoding cytochrome P450 family protein has protein sequence MTATQTGTESPAEQLPVAIDPFGADIRAESARLRALGPLVPVELPGGIPAWAPTSYDILRTLILDPQVSKDPRKHWARFGEIADRPSWGWILSWVGVINMLSTYGPDHTRLRKLVAPSFTARRTEKMRPRVEAITEELLTALGEAAERSETVDLRSGYAQALPMRIICELFGVPDQLVGDVGRLITAIINTSDQSPEHAASVQRQIGTVLPALIAYKAEHPGDDLTTELIRVHDEDGDRLSDEELVHTLLLVIGAGYETTVNLIGNAVVLLLSHPEQLAAVRSGEIGWDAVVDEVLRVAPSIASLPLRFAVTDIDIAGVTIPAGDAILTTYAAAGSDPAHYGDEATAFDARRGADDSLAFGIGVHRCIGAPLARVEALTALPRLFERFPGMRLAVPAEELQQVPSFIAYGWQEIPIVLG, from the coding sequence ATGACCGCGACCCAGACCGGGACCGAATCCCCGGCCGAACAGCTCCCCGTCGCCATCGACCCCTTCGGCGCCGACATCAGGGCCGAGAGCGCCAGGCTCCGCGCGCTCGGGCCCCTCGTCCCCGTCGAGCTGCCCGGCGGCATTCCGGCCTGGGCTCCGACGTCGTACGACATCCTCCGGACCCTCATCCTGGACCCGCAGGTCAGCAAGGACCCGCGGAAACACTGGGCCCGGTTCGGGGAGATCGCGGACCGGCCGTCCTGGGGGTGGATCCTGAGCTGGGTCGGGGTGATCAACATGCTGTCGACGTACGGCCCCGACCACACCCGGCTGCGGAAACTGGTCGCGCCGAGCTTCACCGCCCGCCGGACCGAGAAGATGCGCCCGCGCGTCGAGGCCATCACGGAGGAGCTGCTCACGGCCCTCGGCGAGGCGGCGGAGCGCAGTGAGACGGTCGATCTGCGGTCCGGGTACGCGCAGGCGCTGCCGATGCGGATCATCTGCGAGCTGTTCGGGGTGCCGGACCAGCTCGTGGGCGACGTCGGCAGGCTGATCACCGCGATCATCAACACCAGCGATCAGAGCCCGGAGCACGCGGCTTCGGTGCAGCGGCAGATCGGTACGGTGCTGCCCGCGCTGATCGCCTACAAGGCGGAACACCCCGGCGACGATCTGACGACGGAGCTGATCCGGGTCCACGACGAGGACGGCGACCGGCTCAGCGACGAAGAGCTGGTCCACACGCTGCTGCTGGTGATCGGCGCGGGGTACGAGACGACGGTCAATCTGATCGGGAACGCGGTGGTGCTGCTGCTGAGCCACCCGGAGCAGTTGGCGGCCGTCCGGTCGGGCGAGATCGGCTGGGACGCGGTCGTGGACGAGGTCCTGCGGGTGGCGCCGTCGATCGCCAGTCTGCCGCTGCGGTTCGCGGTCACCGACATCGACATCGCGGGCGTCACCATCCCGGCGGGCGACGCGATCCTGACGACGTACGCGGCCGCGGGATCCGACCCGGCGCACTACGGGGACGAGGCGACGGCCTTCGACGCCCGCCGCGGCGCGGACGACTCCCTTGCCTTCGGCATCGGCGTGCACCGCTGCATCGGCGCGCCGCTGGCGCGGGTGGAGGCCCTGACCGCGCTGCCGCGCCTCTTCGAGCGCTTCCCGGGGATGCGGCTCGCGGTGCCGGCGGAGGAGTTGCAGCAGGTGCCGTCGTTCATCGCGTACGGCTGGCAGGAGATCCCGATCGTGCTGGGCTAG
- a CDS encoding FadD3 family acyl-CoA ligase: MDTAVSGPVSGPAQGPARGTDPAPYAPPRHGPAGADPHGPAPAWDPRGDLVWGTIPRLVRHAAAEHAHREAVVADGGRTRVSYAELGRQVERAAAACIASGVRKGDRVAVWAPNTPEWIVSALGAVTAGAVLVPLNTRFKGAEAAYVLRRCRARLLFVTGTFLGTSYIASLRRADPELPELRQIVVLDDTAPESCLTWRDFLAAGAAVHPDEVRARADTVEPGDPSDIIFTSGTTGRPKGAVITHAQTLRAYDLWSELAGLRADDRYLVVNPFFHTFGYKAGIIACLTRGATMVPQPVSGTDTVLANIAAERISVLPGPPTLHRTLLDHPSRDAHDLSTLRLVVTGAAVVPLQLVERLRTELNIGTVLTAYGLSEAGGFVTMCRRGDDPGTIARTSGRALPGTEVRVLAAPGEPGEVLVRGYHVMSGYFEDPEATAAAVDPDGWLHTGDIGILDADGNLRITDRIKDMFIVGGFNAYPAEIEQLIGAHPDLVDVAVIGVPDARLGEVGKAYAVRRPGTGLTADDLIAWARREMANYKVPRQVEFVPELPRNASGKVLKGELRRAAAAGPGSPPEPAPDSGH; this comes from the coding sequence ATGGACACCGCCGTATCCGGGCCCGTATCCGGCCCCGCGCAGGGCCCTGCACGCGGTACGGACCCTGCGCCCTACGCCCCTCCCCGGCACGGACCCGCGGGTGCGGACCCGCACGGGCCCGCACCTGCATGGGACCCCCGTGGGGATCTCGTCTGGGGGACCATTCCCCGGCTCGTCCGGCATGCCGCCGCCGAGCACGCGCACCGCGAAGCCGTCGTCGCCGACGGCGGGCGTACCCGCGTGAGCTACGCCGAACTCGGCCGGCAGGTCGAACGCGCCGCCGCCGCCTGTATCGCCTCCGGCGTCCGCAAGGGCGACCGCGTCGCCGTCTGGGCACCCAACACCCCGGAGTGGATCGTCTCCGCCCTCGGCGCCGTCACCGCCGGGGCCGTACTCGTCCCCCTCAACACCCGCTTCAAAGGCGCCGAGGCCGCCTACGTCCTGCGCCGCTGCCGAGCCCGGCTCCTCTTCGTCACCGGCACCTTCCTCGGCACCTCCTACATCGCGTCCCTGCGCCGCGCGGACCCCGAACTCCCCGAGCTGCGGCAGATCGTCGTCCTCGACGACACCGCGCCCGAATCCTGTCTCACCTGGCGCGACTTCCTCGCCGCCGGAGCCGCCGTCCACCCCGACGAGGTACGCGCCCGGGCCGACACCGTCGAACCCGGCGACCCCTCCGACATCATCTTCACCTCCGGCACCACCGGCCGCCCCAAGGGCGCCGTCATCACCCATGCGCAGACCCTGCGCGCCTACGACCTCTGGAGCGAACTCGCCGGACTCCGCGCCGACGACCGCTACCTCGTCGTCAATCCGTTCTTCCACACCTTCGGCTACAAGGCGGGCATCATCGCCTGCCTCACCCGTGGCGCCACGATGGTCCCCCAGCCGGTCTCCGGCACGGACACCGTCCTCGCCAATATCGCCGCCGAACGGATCTCCGTCCTGCCCGGGCCGCCGACCCTCCACCGGACCCTGCTGGACCACCCGTCCCGCGACGCCCACGACCTGTCGACGCTGCGGCTCGTCGTCACCGGCGCCGCCGTCGTCCCGCTTCAGCTCGTCGAACGGCTCCGTACCGAACTGAACATCGGCACCGTACTGACCGCCTACGGACTCTCCGAGGCGGGCGGCTTCGTCACCATGTGCCGCCGCGGCGACGACCCCGGCACCATCGCCCGCACCTCCGGCCGCGCCCTGCCCGGCACGGAGGTCCGGGTCCTGGCCGCGCCCGGCGAACCGGGGGAGGTGCTGGTGCGCGGATACCACGTGATGAGCGGCTACTTCGAGGACCCCGAGGCGACCGCCGCCGCCGTCGATCCGGACGGCTGGCTGCACACCGGAGACATCGGCATCCTCGACGCCGACGGCAACCTCCGGATCACCGACCGCATCAAGGACATGTTCATCGTCGGTGGCTTCAACGCCTATCCGGCCGAGATCGAACAGCTCATCGGGGCCCATCCGGACCTCGTCGACGTGGCCGTGATCGGCGTTCCGGACGCCCGCCTCGGAGAGGTCGGCAAGGCCTACGCCGTCCGCCGCCCCGGCACCGGCCTCACCGCCGACGACCTCATCGCCTGGGCCCGGCGGGAGATGGCCAACTACAAGGTGCCGCGGCAGGTCGAGTTCGTCCCCGAACTGCCGCGGAACGCCTCGGGCAAGGTCCTCAAGGGCGAACTGCGCCGCGCCGCGGCCGCGGGCCCCGGCAGCCCACCGGAACCCGCGCCCGACTCAGGTCACTAG